Proteins encoded within one genomic window of Synechococcus sp. PCC 7335:
- a CDS encoding glutathione S-transferase family protein translates to MPSLSWTELAELTDFSLDPINGPTNAQSRLRLFGRSEAEVRVTLYRDNHAWCPYCQKVWLWLEEKRVPYRIEKVTMFCYGQKEAWYKRIVPSGMLPALSIDGHIITESDDILIALEKEFGTLGPGMRDAQVLPLRQLERLLFRAWCSWLCQPSGWFGQEKNNREQFVRVVASVETALAQTPGPYFLSDFSTADIVFTPYVERMNASLYYYKGYSLREENPKLSDWFDAMESRLTYRGTQSDFHTHVHDLPPQMGGCYENNDSRTKINQRRVDQGPWYGLPDVTYPEPATAKAEALARVIKHRQNIIRANPADDSLFDEALRCALTQMMTQDACRPPEGSDAALRYLRDRINVPRDMSIYAAKQLRTALESTASLVGTQQGPPISNRNRYDQNPIAFAPASTGSARS, encoded by the coding sequence ATGCCTTCCCTTTCCTGGACTGAACTCGCTGAACTCACTGACTTTAGCCTCGATCCTATTAACGGCCCTACGAATGCTCAGTCACGGCTTCGTCTATTTGGCCGGTCAGAAGCTGAGGTCCGCGTTACTCTCTACCGCGACAATCATGCTTGGTGCCCTTACTGTCAAAAGGTCTGGCTGTGGCTAGAGGAAAAACGAGTCCCTTACCGTATCGAGAAAGTCACTATGTTTTGCTACGGCCAGAAGGAGGCCTGGTATAAACGAATAGTGCCCTCTGGGATGCTACCGGCTCTATCAATCGATGGCCACATCATTACAGAAAGCGATGATATCCTGATCGCTCTAGAAAAGGAATTTGGTACATTAGGCCCTGGCATGAGAGATGCTCAAGTGCTGCCTTTGCGACAGCTAGAAAGACTGTTGTTCAGAGCGTGGTGTAGCTGGCTTTGTCAACCGTCAGGTTGGTTTGGGCAAGAAAAGAACAACCGAGAGCAGTTTGTCCGTGTGGTGGCTAGCGTAGAAACAGCATTAGCACAAACGCCAGGTCCTTACTTCTTATCGGATTTTAGTACCGCGGATATTGTCTTTACGCCTTATGTAGAGCGGATGAATGCGAGTCTCTACTATTACAAAGGCTATTCTTTGCGAGAGGAAAATCCCAAATTGTCTGATTGGTTTGATGCGATGGAGAGCCGACTAACCTACCGGGGCACCCAAAGCGATTTTCATACCCATGTGCATGACTTACCGCCCCAGATGGGTGGCTGCTATGAAAATAATGATTCAAGAACTAAAATCAATCAGCGTCGGGTGGACCAAGGCCCATGGTATGGTCTGCCCGATGTTACCTACCCAGAACCGGCTACGGCTAAAGCTGAAGCATTAGCTAGGGTTATTAAGCATCGGCAGAACATCATTCGTGCGAACCCCGCCGACGATTCGCTATTTGATGAAGCGCTACGCTGCGCGCTGACACAGATGATGACACAAGATGCTTGTCGACCTCCAGAGGGTAGTGATGCTGCTTTGAGATATCTGCGCGATCGCATCAACGTTCCTCGCGATATGTCTATCTATGCTGCTAAACAGCTACGCACTGCTTTAGAAAGCACCGCTAGCCTAGTCGGAACTCAACAAGGCCCACCCATTTCTAACCGCAACCGATACGACCAAAACCCGATTGCCTTTGCCCCGGCTAGCACTGGTTCAGCGAGATCTTGA
- a CDS encoding HEAT repeat domain-containing protein produces MTNRFSSLFNLSEDQAIEILDGPADDSNEASSRYIAASHLVNFNTERAIAALMRAANNTVPDLDNRIVRRKAVESLGRLKVKAALPAIKACLSDEDNYLVENAAWALGEIGTDNSATLEQLAKQLERPEQSYRTIIHTLATLGYEPAVERIRPFISSESGPIASAALSALYRLKGDESVIPKILGYLQNTNVNARRGSIQDLIDAQYFKAIPNIAQCPVSMVFRLRGIKLLAAAGIEADAITFSQVKPWLEKTLRDHPDDVTLVHSYSSLPALEELIQALYGTDFGRCYLSSKTLIENYAEAAPTALVESYRSEGYNDYGAHYHMMRLCGWLKMSEAYDLLVEALHNKAPQFQKSRVAAAIALGELGNSAAIDELKTAATIPIWDLQYAAILALDQLGVSVNESDIDSTDWLVQEKLTSL; encoded by the coding sequence ATGACCAATCGGTTTTCTAGTCTGTTTAATCTGAGCGAAGATCAGGCCATTGAGATTTTAGATGGGCCTGCGGATGATTCAAACGAGGCATCGAGCCGGTATATTGCGGCCTCTCACCTCGTAAATTTTAATACGGAGCGGGCGATCGCAGCGCTTATGCGAGCAGCGAACAATACGGTGCCCGATCTAGATAATCGCATCGTGCGACGAAAAGCGGTGGAAAGCCTAGGTCGATTGAAGGTAAAGGCAGCTCTACCTGCGATCAAAGCTTGCCTAAGTGACGAAGATAACTATCTAGTCGAAAATGCGGCCTGGGCACTCGGTGAAATTGGGACAGACAACTCAGCCACGCTAGAACAACTGGCTAAGCAGTTAGAGCGACCTGAGCAAAGCTATCGAACCATTATCCACACCCTAGCGACTCTAGGCTATGAGCCGGCTGTAGAACGGATTCGCCCTTTTATAAGCAGTGAAAGCGGACCGATTGCCAGTGCAGCGCTGTCGGCTCTCTACCGGCTAAAGGGCGATGAAAGTGTCATACCGAAGATACTAGGCTATTTGCAAAATACGAATGTGAACGCGCGGCGTGGCAGTATTCAAGATTTAATCGACGCCCAGTACTTCAAGGCAATTCCAAACATAGCTCAGTGTCCGGTTTCGATGGTGTTTCGGCTGCGGGGCATTAAGCTGCTGGCAGCAGCGGGGATAGAGGCGGATGCGATCACTTTCTCTCAAGTCAAACCTTGGCTAGAAAAGACCCTGCGCGACCATCCCGATGACGTCACGCTTGTTCATTCCTACAGCTCGCTGCCTGCTCTCGAAGAACTCATCCAAGCGCTATACGGCACCGACTTTGGCCGCTGCTACCTGAGTAGCAAAACACTGATAGAAAACTACGCAGAGGCGGCACCGACAGCGCTAGTTGAAAGTTATAGATCCGAGGGCTACAACGATTACGGCGCGCATTATCACATGATGCGGCTGTGCGGCTGGCTAAAGATGAGTGAAGCCTACGACTTGCTGGTAGAGGCGCTGCACAATAAGGCTCCGCAGTTTCAAAAGTCTAGAGTGGCGGCCGCGATCGCCCTAGGCGAGCTTGGCAATTCGGCGGCGATTGATGAATTGAAAACAGCCGCGACTATACCTATTTGGGATCTTCAATATGCGGCAATCCTGGCGCTAGATCAGTTAGGCGTGTCAGTTAACGAATCGGATATAGATTCTACCGATTGGCTAGTTCAAGAAAAGCTAACTTCTCTGTAA
- a CDS encoding SDR family oxidoreductase, with amino-acid sequence MKAAIIGCGYVGTAVAKLWRAKGFDLLVTTTRQSRVEALSQLADDVRIAIGTNASQMRDALVDRQVVLLCVGSHKDASYRDTYLGTARTLTEVLPSTDVQQIIYTSTCSVYGEHHGAWVTELMPPSPITENGKIIEATEQTLLSAIMPQRKVCILRLGGIYGPGRTLGKIYSRAAGTTRPGKGNEGTNWVYLDDIVGGIDWARQQQLSGLYNLVQDEVPTIRELISEVCDHHQLSPVLWDETQPSTRKNVRVSNAKIKSTGYQFSHPTFWE; translated from the coding sequence ATGAAAGCTGCAATTATTGGCTGCGGATATGTCGGCACAGCGGTTGCAAAGCTATGGCGAGCCAAAGGCTTTGATTTACTCGTTACAACTACCCGTCAATCACGAGTTGAAGCGCTTAGCCAGCTAGCAGATGACGTTCGCATTGCCATTGGAACGAACGCTTCGCAAATGCGAGACGCATTGGTTGACAGACAAGTCGTGTTGCTGTGTGTAGGGTCGCACAAGGACGCTAGCTATAGAGATACCTACTTAGGAACCGCTAGAACACTGACAGAAGTTCTTCCTAGCACTGATGTGCAACAGATCATTTATACGAGTACCTGCTCTGTTTACGGAGAGCATCATGGTGCCTGGGTTACCGAGCTGATGCCGCCCTCACCAATCACTGAAAATGGAAAAATTATTGAGGCGACTGAGCAAACGTTACTGTCTGCGATTATGCCGCAGAGAAAGGTTTGTATCTTACGGCTAGGTGGTATCTACGGTCCTGGTAGAACGTTAGGGAAAATATACAGCCGAGCGGCTGGGACAACTAGACCCGGCAAGGGTAACGAGGGGACTAATTGGGTTTATCTCGATGACATTGTAGGCGGCATCGACTGGGCAAGACAGCAGCAGCTATCGGGCCTATACAATCTTGTTCAAGACGAAGTACCGACTATTCGAGAACTCATTAGCGAAGTGTGCGATCACCATCAGCTCTCACCGGTGCTCTGGGACGAGACGCAACCTAGTACCCGCAAAAATGTCCGTGTTTCTAATGCAAAAATTAAAAGTACCGGCTATCAGTTTTCTCATCCAACCTTCTGGGAATAG
- a CDS encoding aldo/keto reductase: MHSPATALPPLPKMGCGTWAWGNRLLWNYQESMNDQLQAVFNHCVSRGVTLFDTGDSYGTGRLSGQSETLLGQFSASYSGQNKEKICLATKLAPYPWRLSKRSMLAAGQASAQRLGQLDIVQMHWSTANYLPFQEGPLLDGLAELCQRGSAKGLGLSNYGPKRLRWAHQRLADQGVKVCTLQVQYSLLSTYPISELDLKSVCDDLGIQLIAYSPLALGLLTGKYTQKADLPKGLRRFALGQILPDVQPLLNCLRAIAKANEKTMAQTAINWCICKGTIPIPGAKTVQQAQQNTGALGWHLTTAEITELDNASAACRKQMVQNIFQSR, encoded by the coding sequence ATGCACTCTCCTGCTACTGCGCTTCCTCCCCTTCCAAAAATGGGCTGTGGCACCTGGGCTTGGGGTAATCGTTTGCTCTGGAACTATCAAGAGAGCATGAATGATCAACTGCAAGCTGTTTTCAATCACTGTGTTAGTCGTGGGGTAACGCTCTTCGATACGGGTGATTCTTACGGCACGGGTAGGCTGAGCGGACAGAGCGAAACCCTGCTTGGTCAGTTCAGTGCTAGCTATAGCGGTCAAAACAAAGAAAAAATTTGCTTGGCCACAAAACTAGCGCCCTACCCCTGGCGACTCAGTAAACGGTCTATGCTGGCAGCGGGTCAGGCTTCTGCGCAGCGACTTGGTCAGCTAGACATCGTACAAATGCACTGGTCAACCGCCAATTATCTTCCCTTTCAAGAAGGTCCTCTGCTAGATGGTCTAGCTGAACTCTGTCAGCGAGGCAGTGCCAAGGGTCTTGGTCTCTCTAACTATGGTCCTAAACGCCTACGCTGGGCACATCAACGCCTAGCAGATCAGGGTGTCAAAGTTTGCACCCTGCAAGTCCAATATTCTCTTTTATCTACCTACCCAATTTCAGAACTAGATCTCAAATCCGTTTGTGACGATCTTGGTATTCAACTGATTGCATACAGCCCACTAGCGCTAGGCCTTCTCACGGGTAAGTACACTCAAAAGGCGGATCTGCCGAAGGGTCTAAGAAGATTTGCGCTTGGGCAGATTCTCCCTGATGTTCAGCCTCTATTAAACTGCCTTAGAGCGATTGCCAAGGCTAACGAAAAGACGATGGCTCAAACTGCTATCAACTGGTGTATCTGTAAAGGGACTATCCCGATTCCTGGTGCGAAGACTGTACAGCAGGCTCAGCAGAATACAGGGGCACTGGGTTGGCACCTGACTACCGCCGAGATCACAGAACTTGATAACGCCTCAGCCGCTTGCAGAAAACAAATGGTACAAAATATCTTTCAAAGTCGGTAA
- a CDS encoding type II toxin-antitoxin system VapB family antitoxin — MVEWYSSYTIADAGMNIKDTQALSMARELAALTGQSLTETVKTALQQALFRHKTEQEGSKPRPLAERLNEIALRCAALPDCDKRSADDIFGYDEDGLPR; from the coding sequence ATGGTAGAGTGGTATAGCTCTTATACTATTGCTGATGCGGGAATGAACATCAAAGATACACAAGCCCTTAGTATGGCTCGTGAACTTGCCGCTCTCACAGGGCAAAGCTTGACAGAAACTGTGAAGACGGCTCTCCAGCAAGCATTATTTAGGCATAAAACAGAGCAAGAAGGCTCTAAGCCAAGGCCTCTAGCTGAGCGACTCAATGAGATTGCATTGCGCTGTGCTGCTTTGCCTGACTGTGACAAACGAAGTGCGGACGACATCTTTGGTTATGACGAAGATGGGTTGCCAAGGTAA
- a CDS encoding alpha/beta hydrolase, with amino-acid sequence MSSPTESTQSALDSTSDLVSEVQATENDSQPVTIVDEHLAKLEPIYFVSGLGADERVFQWLRYEGYRPVHIRWILPEPNEPIADYAKRLTAQIQDECPIIVGLSFGGLIAVEIAKQIETKQVVLLSSAKDSSEVPFYFKLFRVFPLHRILPFKSLLWAVYWLLYWLFAPEGDEQKQLLKTILIETDPHFLKWALHKVVTWKNQEIPDGLVHIHGKSDRIFPYWFVNPNYSLERSGHLMVMNRAEEVSELLEQLIIRA; translated from the coding sequence ATGAGCAGTCCTACGGAGTCGACTCAATCAGCATTAGATTCAACTTCAGACTTAGTATCAGAGGTTCAAGCAACAGAAAACGACTCACAGCCTGTAACGATAGTCGATGAGCACTTAGCTAAGCTAGAGCCTATCTACTTTGTCAGTGGACTTGGCGCTGATGAGCGAGTTTTTCAATGGCTGCGCTACGAGGGCTATCGGCCAGTCCACATTCGTTGGATATTGCCAGAACCTAATGAACCAATCGCTGACTATGCTAAGCGGCTAACAGCGCAGATACAAGATGAATGTCCGATTATAGTGGGCCTTTCTTTCGGTGGTTTGATTGCCGTAGAAATTGCTAAACAGATCGAAACTAAACAGGTAGTTCTACTCTCTAGCGCTAAGGATAGCTCAGAAGTACCTTTTTACTTCAAGCTATTTCGGGTCTTTCCGCTTCATCGAATTCTTCCGTTCAAAAGCTTACTTTGGGCAGTGTATTGGTTGCTCTATTGGCTGTTTGCACCAGAAGGAGATGAGCAGAAGCAGCTGCTCAAGACGATACTAATAGAAACCGATCCGCACTTCTTGAAATGGGCTTTGCACAAAGTGGTAACCTGGAAAAATCAGGAGATTCCAGATGGCCTAGTGCATATTCACGGGAAGAGCGATCGCATCTTTCCCTATTGGTTCGTCAATCCCAATTACAGCTTAGAAAGAAGCGGGCACTTGATGGTAATGAACCGAGCCGAAGAAGTCTCTGAGCTGTTAGAGCAGCTAATTATACGGGCATGA
- a CDS encoding phycobiliprotein lyase, whose amino-acid sequence MTALAIFHQFFDSCVGGWDSERTYHYLSEGVIERSHTEFQVQPLTADKKAKVLSDNRFEQSTDMQICPGFHLVFHTVSEAGVVKDQSLNLAFVPNDETVSAEYVLEGAYLRDRAYEEDRPIISDFRFDARTRELLMTTRYTRIISVDSITLISPQMRIRRIFNYIRPPEGQPLDKLALVGFGVEQKQTPA is encoded by the coding sequence ATGACAGCGCTTGCAATTTTTCATCAGTTTTTTGATAGCTGCGTGGGTGGCTGGGATTCTGAGCGGACTTATCATTATTTAAGCGAAGGGGTAATTGAGCGATCGCATACCGAATTTCAAGTTCAGCCGCTGACCGCCGACAAAAAAGCTAAAGTCCTTTCGGACAACCGCTTTGAGCAGAGTACAGATATGCAGATCTGTCCGGGCTTTCACTTAGTTTTTCATACCGTTTCTGAAGCAGGCGTCGTCAAAGATCAGTCGCTGAACTTAGCTTTTGTGCCTAACGATGAGACGGTGAGTGCTGAGTATGTGCTCGAAGGCGCCTACTTGCGCGACCGGGCCTACGAAGAAGATCGCCCGATCATTTCCGATTTTCGCTTTGATGCACGTACCCGCGAATTGCTGATGACCACTCGCTATACGCGCATCATCTCCGTCGATTCCATCACCTTGATCAGTCCTCAGATGCGGATTCGCCGTATCTTCAACTACATTCGCCCCCCCGAAGGCCAGCCGCTAGATAAGCTGGCTCTCGTCGGATTTGGCGTTGAACAAAAGCAAACACCTGCATAG
- the rpmG gene encoding 50S ribosomal protein L33: MAKGVRLVITLECTECRTNPDKRSNGVSRYTTQKNRRNTTGRMELKKFCTHCNKHTVHKEIK; the protein is encoded by the coding sequence ATGGCAAAAGGCGTCCGTCTCGTAATAACACTCGAATGTACCGAGTGCCGTACTAATCCCGACAAGCGCTCCAATGGGGTTTCGCGCTACACCACCCAAAAGAACCGTCGTAACACGACTGGTCGTATGGAGCTGAAAAAGTTTTGCACCCACTGCAACAAGCACACCGTCCATAAGGAAATTAAGTAA
- a CDS encoding tetratricopeptide repeat protein has translation MATFYAFYILTFYILTMETNVASALEARNYQQATCLLKQWQQQEPSSPLLWLYVAKLQEQTNKLASAQKTYLALLKQSASTKIIQQARAGVQRIENLQKTVKGQAIQAKVSANGAELAILAIASLPPSNPLSQSVTNQVANQATNRAAKYETSQATKAAIESIASVFNLDLYTARLKLPNSGLRIHRIGPWVEVDYYAQQLAAPCFCVKISQIKSLQTFQVKYFEALSPNLVVVCKNADGQLGRISFDTAEVSQVISAQLPIFEQVVDLGSWGRTVYKERVLDYAQVLDLQLPGRQIVLRICDRLYQYQKGITLGTTTELSSRIQWNELRSQLIKTSSDRHHSDFSKFSESALEFVPLLPAISPNLDLNRRAPSDWDLVFHLYSSLCYFSSTKYTAKTKQ, from the coding sequence ATGGCTACCTTCTATGCTTTCTATATCTTGACTTTCTATATCTTGACTATGGAAACCAACGTTGCTTCCGCTTTAGAAGCTCGCAATTATCAGCAAGCTACTTGTTTGTTAAAGCAGTGGCAGCAGCAAGAGCCGTCAAGTCCTTTACTGTGGCTATACGTAGCTAAGCTGCAAGAGCAAACGAACAAATTAGCATCCGCCCAGAAAACCTATCTAGCACTATTAAAACAATCTGCCAGTACAAAGATTATTCAACAGGCAAGGGCTGGGGTACAGCGGATAGAAAATCTTCAAAAAACGGTAAAAGGTCAGGCAATACAAGCAAAAGTCAGCGCGAATGGTGCAGAATTAGCGATCTTAGCGATCGCCTCTCTTCCACCTTCTAACCCACTTAGCCAGTCAGTAACCAATCAAGTCGCCAACCAAGCCACTAATCGAGCCGCTAAGTACGAAACGAGTCAAGCCACGAAAGCCGCCATTGAGAGCATCGCTAGCGTCTTCAATCTCGATCTCTACACCGCTCGTCTAAAGCTGCCGAATAGCGGATTGCGCATTCATCGTATCGGCCCTTGGGTTGAAGTCGATTACTATGCCCAGCAACTGGCCGCTCCCTGCTTCTGCGTCAAGATTAGTCAAATTAAGTCTCTTCAAACGTTTCAAGTCAAATACTTTGAAGCACTTTCACCTAACCTAGTTGTAGTATGCAAAAACGCAGATGGGCAGCTCGGTAGAATCAGCTTCGACACAGCAGAAGTCAGCCAGGTTATCAGCGCTCAGCTGCCTATTTTTGAGCAAGTTGTAGATTTAGGTAGTTGGGGTAGAACAGTCTATAAAGAAAGGGTGCTGGACTATGCACAAGTATTGGATTTGCAGTTGCCAGGAAGACAGATTGTGCTGAGGATATGCGATCGCCTCTACCAATATCAAAAGGGCATTACCCTTGGTACAACCACCGAACTCAGCAGCCGGATTCAGTGGAATGAATTGCGATCGCAGCTAATCAAAACCAGCAGTGATCGACACCATAGCGACTTTTCTAAATTTAGCGAAAGTGCTCTAGAATTTGTTCCGCTTCTACCGGCAATCTCCCCAAATCTAGACCTAAATCGCCGCGCTCCTAGCGACTGGGATCTTGTCTTTCATCTCTACAGTAGTCTCTGCTACTTCAGCTCTACAAAGTACACGGCTAAGACAAAACAGTGA
- a CDS encoding HEAT repeat domain-containing protein translates to MTSPGQPALSHAEADALIVEVQTQQNTGTFDATDVQLIEQLVEGFNDTRGMKRLAFAEILGKVGKPATPALINGLRQHENPTVRRACAKTMTLIADPSTIPTLVHSLLHDDDTVVRGSAVGALAVMGEAAAPVLLDIIASPAYPDSSKGLATWGLSFIGRAGAQHLYQAIDSDQAEVRSAVVGALTSLAQDNDDQEALGLIISSLSDRSAMVRSEAAAALGKLSNPDMVSYLTTALPDRDSDVRKTVAMALMKIGDSQAIAPLKTALENETDEALQPVFRLAISQLERKVEADDWD, encoded by the coding sequence ATGACTAGTCCCGGACAACCTGCCCTCTCCCACGCCGAAGCTGACGCACTTATCGTTGAAGTTCAAACTCAGCAGAACACAGGCACCTTCGATGCTACTGACGTCCAATTGATAGAGCAGCTAGTCGAAGGCTTCAACGATACTCGGGGAATGAAACGTCTAGCCTTCGCTGAGATTTTGGGTAAAGTCGGGAAACCGGCTACGCCCGCACTAATCAACGGACTAAGGCAGCATGAAAACCCGACTGTCAGACGAGCCTGTGCTAAAACCATGACGCTAATCGCCGACCCCTCGACGATTCCAACCCTTGTCCATTCATTGCTTCATGATGACGATACGGTGGTTAGAGGATCGGCTGTCGGTGCGTTAGCGGTGATGGGAGAAGCGGCCGCGCCTGTCCTGCTCGATATTATCGCCTCACCTGCCTACCCTGATAGCTCTAAAGGACTGGCAACTTGGGGGCTGTCTTTTATCGGCAGAGCTGGCGCACAGCATTTGTATCAGGCAATCGATTCTGACCAAGCCGAAGTTCGTAGCGCTGTGGTGGGTGCGCTCACTAGCCTGGCGCAAGATAATGACGACCAAGAGGCGCTAGGGTTGATTATTAGCAGCCTTAGCGATCGCTCTGCTATGGTTCGCTCTGAGGCTGCCGCCGCGCTTGGTAAACTCAGCAATCCAGACATGGTGAGCTATCTAACGACAGCGCTACCTGATAGAGATAGTGACGTTAGAAAGACAGTGGCAATGGCCCTGATGAAAATCGGAGACAGCCAGGCGATCGCACCTCTCAAGACTGCTTTAGAGAATGAAACCGACGAAGCTCTACAACCTGTTTTCCGGTTAGCCATTTCCCAGTTAGAACGAAAAGTGGAAGCGGATGATTGGGATTAG
- a CDS encoding type II toxin-antitoxin system VapC family toxin, with translation MVIDTSAIVAVLFDEPERTDFVYAIAAASTRLMSASTLLECYLVIESRKQALGRTELELFVYEADFKVVPFDKVQTVLAAAAWREYGKGRHSAGLNFGDCFAYALAKAREEPLLFKGNDFSQTDITPVSIT, from the coding sequence ATGGTTATCGATACCTCAGCAATTGTCGCGGTTCTATTCGATGAACCAGAACGAACGGATTTTGTATATGCAATCGCCGCAGCTAGTACTCGTTTGATGTCGGCCTCAACACTTCTAGAGTGTTACTTGGTAATTGAATCGCGAAAACAGGCGCTGGGTAGAACGGAGTTAGAACTGTTCGTATATGAAGCCGATTTCAAAGTTGTACCCTTTGATAAGGTTCAAACTGTCCTCGCAGCGGCTGCTTGGCGTGAATATGGCAAAGGGCGGCATTCAGCAGGTCTCAACTTTGGAGATTGTTTTGCATACGCTCTTGCAAAAGCAAGAGAAGAGCCTTTGTTGTTCAAGGGAAATGATTTCTCACAGACAGACATCACCCCCGTAAGCATTACGTAG
- a CDS encoding glycosyl transferase family 8 has product MTIKGMNVEIVFSLNRKIWLSLIVAMNSIVSNASNPDTIRFNVLVPPGEEQFFEKKIREALPSLAAQWRVKSYLPPAFMQEYLDKRFKEKTEDRRNSRYIQYSRFFFRDAFEDLERVIYLDTDLIVLGDIAELYAYTKALDEHCYFGSIPHFYPCIFYFSNFMKMREEIPKFKQTFNAGVWFTNLSFWNEKTYERLNYYLSLDAKSNYKLYTLGDEPVFNLMFKDYLQADKNWNRCGYGTHPAVTNLFLASGEKFLSEAKLIHWSGPFKPWSSPKIRFADLWRTYLPTPLAADYKSYA; this is encoded by the coding sequence ATGACAATTAAGGGAATGAATGTAGAAATCGTCTTTTCTCTCAATAGAAAAATCTGGCTATCGTTGATTGTGGCGATGAATTCTATTGTAAGCAATGCTAGCAATCCTGATACTATTCGGTTTAATGTATTGGTGCCTCCTGGAGAAGAACAGTTCTTTGAGAAGAAAATTAGAGAAGCGCTCCCTTCGTTAGCTGCGCAGTGGCGAGTAAAATCGTATCTACCACCCGCGTTTATGCAAGAGTATCTAGACAAGCGATTCAAAGAAAAGACAGAAGATCGAAGAAATAGTCGCTACATTCAATACTCTCGGTTTTTCTTTAGAGACGCCTTTGAAGATCTAGAGAGAGTCATCTATCTCGATACGGACTTGATCGTTTTAGGAGATATCGCAGAGCTATACGCCTATACAAAGGCTCTAGACGAACATTGCTACTTTGGATCTATCCCCCACTTTTACCCATGCATCTTCTATTTTAGCAATTTCATGAAGATGAGAGAAGAGATTCCAAAGTTCAAACAAACATTTAATGCAGGCGTTTGGTTCACCAATCTCTCTTTCTGGAACGAGAAGACTTATGAGCGTCTAAATTATTATCTAAGCCTAGATGCCAAAAGCAACTATAAGCTATATACCTTGGGAGATGAGCCTGTTTTTAATCTCATGTTCAAAGACTACTTACAGGCCGACAAGAACTGGAATCGCTGCGGCTATGGTACTCATCCAGCGGTTACAAATCTGTTCCTAGCCTCTGGTGAAAAATTCTTATCTGAGGCTAAGCTAATTCACTGGAGCGGTCCATTTAAGCCTTGGTCATCGCCTAAAATTCGATTTGCAGATCTGTGGAGGACATACCTACCCACCCCATTAGCTGCGGACTACAAAAGCTACGCATAG
- the rpsR gene encoding 30S ribosomal protein S18 — protein sequence MAYFRRRVSPIKPEEKIDYKDVDLLRKFVTERGKILPRRITGLTSKQQRDLTKAIKRARVVALLPYVNEDG from the coding sequence ATGGCTTACTTCCGTCGTCGGGTTTCTCCGATCAAACCAGAAGAAAAAATTGACTACAAAGATGTAGATTTGCTTCGCAAGTTCGTAACCGAGCGCGGTAAAATCCTGCCTCGTCGGATTACTGGCCTGACGTCAAAGCAGCAGCGCGATCTAACCAAGGCAATCAAGCGAGCCCGTGTGGTTGCTTTGCTGCCGTACGTCAACGAAGATGGCTAG